A single region of the Corticium candelabrum chromosome 15, ooCorCand1.1, whole genome shotgun sequence genome encodes:
- the LOC134190696 gene encoding TELO2-interacting protein 1 homolog isoform X3: MAELFSRLRPFCVKLAQQPSVASACSLKEALQALIEPQIPHELFEYILFPLLLILRSQRTSELLILTALDCLRLVLQKTSVRKEAVVTDLITQLCAKATGLRSAKHEDEDQANVILENSSVSEEIRLACISCVTTLLESTSLSVRQSLYSLERAPVLGYAVSVTLQLTTVETMRPLQIESMKCLQSLCWCSSHELDAVPVDVQPISDGARQCCQVVASFLPGIVTSIAKVIVGDSKQGQAVLSMAFLTWSSVVAAAMCDALMPADISIDMHDEYQNEETEKRKALVTNQDRRWWKVTASKVQQLLKRILSVGIHSEWKLRLSVCKFAKMLLLKCNKSLENCVPMLVDVLVSHLNDDYKQVAEFSKQSLDCFSEIVVAQGSGSLISMFVENIHLLITRLPRIIRTADDAQRLPTLELLVGYLRLLGPRISSLLSSSSHLKRLSRALLQILELVPSDLRIMEEQNLQFGLTANSMLHCPVANHSFGHSIYKLRFCHFNDEKIQTTVVKSIRLLGYYGDIALLIDHFVEFISPLSLMKKQAILIVNELVRGTAIIGFGCGQDEFLHCKVNSEQTVEQHIRFLLAEYVRESNWNIPTTVDTRMEDLRANQSSHFLSSASGDGLTVQTLNSNTMFICLLLDGIAAFAEVLGKQFDTLLITALYPIMEKLGDSKGVISQTALNTLMVICQSCGYSSVSSVIGRNADYLIDTVSLNLRHLDMNPTTARVLKVMFQQSSDETFLPLVDDTLHEVFSCLDGHFDETALLLMPVLQSLIEAVCRWFCNTGKQTATNSRVEGFSSEDSNMKGCSVSQYLLQYCKKQEVEETDNVENNQDDESNEQDEDADEIDYSEDKQEPTAAHVLLTVEVLERCTHYVSSKNARLRLMVLSVIQNGLAILNPATDQLLPQVHKLWSPLVRRLNDVEPIVLIKALDVLCTMAEVSGDFIRRRVAADVWPSLSKTLEGLTGVSLQAGTSYKHTVNFKLQRAILTTVTVLISKLDMGDVELSNIAASALLYLNMKQPGELQEAALGLFKTLAGVDSDATWLILSEVVGCCLPSPHPCFSSIKLGTGSRFRGIQFPEVVLDMFDGLSSPGFS; this comes from the exons ATGGCGGAGTTGTTCAGTCGTCTGCGTCCTTTCTGTGTAAAGCTAGCTCAGCAGCCGTCTGTCGCGAGTGCTTGTAGCCTTAAGGAAGCACTGCAGGCTTTGATCGAACCTCAGATTCCTCACGAATTGTTTGAATATATTTTATTTCCACTTCTGCTCATTCTTAGATCTCAAAG AACCAGCGAATTGTTGATATTGACAGCTTTGGATTGTCTTCGTCTCGTTTTACAAAAGACTTCAGTACGAAAGGAGGCCGTAGTCACTGATTTGATAACACAGTTGTGTGCAAAAGCCACAGGGCTGAGATCGGCAAAACATGAGGATG AAGATCAAGCAAACGTTATACTTGAAAACAGCAGCGTGTCAGAAGAGATTCGTCTAGCTTGCATCAGCTGTGTAACGACGTTGCTTGAATCGACATCTTTAAG CGTCAGACAGTCTCTCTACAGTTTGGAGAGAGCTCCTGTGCTGGGATATGCTGTGTCCGTTACTTTGCAACTTACTACAGTTGAGACGATGCGTCCATTGCAAATAGAATCAATGAAGTGTCTTCAGTCTCTTTGTTGGTGTTCATCTCATGAACTGGATGCTGTACCAGTAGATGTCCAGCCGATCAGTGATGGTGCTCGTCAGTGTTGTCAAGTTGTTGCTTCGTTTCTACCAGGTATTGTCACATCCATAGCTAAGGTGATTGTAGGTGACTCAAAGCAAGGGCAG GCAGTTTTATCG ATGGCTTTTCTGACGTGGTcatctgttgttgctgcgGCAATGTGTGATGCATTGATGCCAGCCGACATTTCTATAGATATGCACGATGAATATCAAA ATGAGGAAACGGAGAAGAGAAAAGCACTTGTTACAAATCAAGACAGAAGATGGTGGAAAGTAACAGCCAGCAAAGTGCAGCAGTTGCTTAAACGGATTCTTTCTGTTGGCATTCACTCAGAATGGAAG cttcgtctttctgtttgtaagTTTGCAAAGATGCTTCTACTGAAATGCAACAA GTCACTTGAGAATTGTGTGCCAATGCTGGTAGATGTGTTGGTTTCACATTTAAATGATGACTACAAACAAGTTGCTGAATTTAGCAAGCAGTCATTG GATTGCTTCTCTGAGATTGTTGTTGCTCAAG GTTCTGGCTCATTGATTTCTATGTTTGTGGAGAATATTCATTTGCTGATCACTCGTTTACCAAGAATTATAAGAACAGCAG ATGATGCACAGCGGCTGCCTACGTTGGAACTTTTGGTTGGATATTTGAGACTTTTGGGTCCACGGATTTCTAGTTTGTTGTCTTCATCTTCACATCTGAAACGTCTTTCTCGGGCTTTGCTTCAG ATTCTTGAGCTTGTACCTTCGGACTTAAGAATAATGGAAGAGCAGAATCTTCAGTTTG GATTGACTGCTAATAGTATGCTGCATTGCCCAGTAGCTAACCATTCATTTGGCCACTCAATTTATAAACTTcggttttgccattttaatgacgaaaaaatacaaacaactgtTGTGAAATCAATCAGGCTGTTGGGTTATTATG GAGATATTGCACTTCTAATTGATCATTTTGTGGAGTTTATTTCACCGCTATCTCTTATGAAAAAGCAAGCTATTCTTATTGTGAATGAGTTAGTTCGAGGGACTGCAATAATTG GATTTGGTTGTGGGCAAGATGAATTTCTG CATTGCAAAGTGAACAGTGAACAGACCGTTGAGCAGCACATAAG GTTTCTTCTTGCAGAGTATGTACGTGAGTCAAATTGGAACATTCCAACTACAGTAGACACAAGGATGGAAGACTTGCGAGCAAATCAAAGTTCACATTTTCTGTCTTCAGCAAGTGGTGATGGTCTTACTGTTCAGACATTGAACAGCAACACGATGTTTATTTGCTTATTATTGGACGGCATTGCTGCTTTTGCTGAAGTTTTGGGAAAACAATTTGATACTCTTCTGATTACAGCGCTTTATCCAATTATGGAGAAACTGGGTGACAGTAAAGGAGTCATCAG TCAAACTGCATTGAATACATTGATGGTCATTTGTCAAAGTTGTGGTTACAG TTCTGTGAGCTCTGTAATAGGACGTAACGCTGATTATCTGATTGACACTGTGTCTCTGAACTTACGACATTTGGATATGAATCCTACAACGGCAAG GGTATTGAAAGTTATGTTTCAACAGAG CAGTGATGAAACATTTTTGCCTCTTGTTGATGACACACTTCACGAG GTGTTTTCTTGTCTGGATGGACATTTTGATGAGACTGCACTTCTCCTTATGCCGGTCTTGCAGAGTCTTATTGAGGCAGTTTGTCGGTGGTTTTGTAACACAGGGAAGCAAACGGCA ACGAACAGTCGTGTTGAAGGATTTAGCAGTGAAGATAGCAACATGAAAGGCTGTAGTGTCAGTCAGTATTTGTTGCAATATTGCAAGAAACAAGAAGTGGAGGAGACAGACAACGTCGAGAACAATCAAGATGATGAAAGCAATGAACAAGATGAAGATGCTGATG AAATAGATTACTCTGAGGACAAGCAAGAGCCAACAGCAGCCCATGTTTTGCTGACAGTAGAG GTGTTGGAACGTTGTACCCATTATGTATCATCCAAGAATGCTCGTCTTCGGCTTATGGTTTTGTCTGTGATACAGAATGGACTTGCCATATTGAACCCAGCTACAG atCAGCTTTTACCACAAGTTCACAAACTTTGGTCTCCACTTGTGAGACGGTTGAATGATGTTGAACCCATTGTGTTGATAAAA GCTCTTGATGTTTTGTGCACAATGGCTGAGGTGTCTGGTGATTTTATTCGAAGGCGCGTTGCTGCTGATGTGTGGCCGTCTTTATCTAAAACTTTAGAGGGATTGACTGGAGTGAG TTTGCAGGCTGGAACATCATATAAACACACAGTGAATTTTAAACTTCAGAGGGCTATTCTGACTACTGTGACTGTTTTGATATCTAAG ttggATATGGGAGATGTGGAGCTCAGTAATATAGCAGCGTCTGCACTTCTGTATCTGAATATGAAACAGCCCGGAGAGTTGCAAGAG GCTGCATTGGGACTGTTCAAGACATTGGCTGGTGTTGATTCAGATGCCACGTGGCTGATCCTCAGTGAAGTAGTCGGTTGTTGTTTGCCGTCACCTCATCCGTGCTTCTCTTCCATTAAA CTGGGGACTGGAAGCAGATTTAGGGGAATCCAGTTTCCAGAAGTAGTACTGGACATGTTTGATGGACTGTCTTCTCCCGGTTTTAGTTAG
- the LOC134190696 gene encoding TELO2-interacting protein 1 homolog isoform X2, which yields MAELFSRLRPFCVKLAQQPSVASACSLKEALQALIEPQIPHELFEYILFPLLLILRSQRTSELLILTALDCLRLVLQKTSVRKEAVVTDLITQLCAKATGLRSAKHEDEDQANVILENSSVSEEIRLACISCVTTLLESTSLSVRQSLYSLERAPVLGYAVSVTLQLTTVETMRPLQIESMKCLQSLCWCSSHELDAVPVDVQPISDGARQCCQVVASFLPGIVTSIAKVIVGDSKQGQAVLSMAFLTWSSVVAAAMCDALMPADISIDMHDEYQNEETEKRKALVTNQDRRWWKVTASKVQQLLKRILSVGIHSEWKLRLSVCKFAKMLLLKCNKSLENCVPMLVDVLVSHLNDDYKQVAEFSKQSLDCFSEIVVAQGSGSLISMFVENIHLLITRLPRIIRTADDAQRLPTLELLVGYLRLLGPRISSLLSSSSHLKRLSRALLQILELVPSDLRIMEEQNLQFGLTANSMLHCPVANHSFGHSIYKLRFCHFNDEKIQTTVVKSIRLLGYYGDIALLIDHFVEFISPLSLMKKQAILIVNELVRGTAIIGFGCGQDEFLHCKVNSEQTVEQHIRFLLAEYVRESNWNIPTTVDTRMEDLRANQSSHFLSSASGDGLTVQTLNSNTMFICLLLDGIAAFAEVLGKQFDTLLITALYPIMEKLGDSKGVISQTALNTLMVICQSCGYRLCDFGVVAVCLLYVWCICSSVSSVIGRNADYLIDTVSLNLRHLDMNPTTARVLKVMFQQSDETFLPLVDDTLHEVFSCLDGHFDETALLLMPVLQSLIEAVCRWFCNTGKQTATNSRVEGFSSEDSNMKGCSVSQYLLQYCKKQEVEETDNVENNQDDESNEQDEDADEIDYSEDKQEPTAAHVLLTVEVLERCTHYVSSKNARLRLMVLSVIQNGLAILNPATDQLLPQVHKLWSPLVRRLNDVEPIVLIKALDVLCTMAEVSGDFIRRRVAADVWPSLSKTLEGLTGVSLQAGTSYKHTVNFKLQRAILTTVTVLISKLDMGDVELSNIAASALLYLNMKQPGELQEAALGLFKTLAGVDSDATWLILSEVVGCCLPSPHPCFSSIKLGTGSRFRGIQFPEVVLDMFDGLSSPGFS from the exons ATGGCGGAGTTGTTCAGTCGTCTGCGTCCTTTCTGTGTAAAGCTAGCTCAGCAGCCGTCTGTCGCGAGTGCTTGTAGCCTTAAGGAAGCACTGCAGGCTTTGATCGAACCTCAGATTCCTCACGAATTGTTTGAATATATTTTATTTCCACTTCTGCTCATTCTTAGATCTCAAAG AACCAGCGAATTGTTGATATTGACAGCTTTGGATTGTCTTCGTCTCGTTTTACAAAAGACTTCAGTACGAAAGGAGGCCGTAGTCACTGATTTGATAACACAGTTGTGTGCAAAAGCCACAGGGCTGAGATCGGCAAAACATGAGGATG AAGATCAAGCAAACGTTATACTTGAAAACAGCAGCGTGTCAGAAGAGATTCGTCTAGCTTGCATCAGCTGTGTAACGACGTTGCTTGAATCGACATCTTTAAG CGTCAGACAGTCTCTCTACAGTTTGGAGAGAGCTCCTGTGCTGGGATATGCTGTGTCCGTTACTTTGCAACTTACTACAGTTGAGACGATGCGTCCATTGCAAATAGAATCAATGAAGTGTCTTCAGTCTCTTTGTTGGTGTTCATCTCATGAACTGGATGCTGTACCAGTAGATGTCCAGCCGATCAGTGATGGTGCTCGTCAGTGTTGTCAAGTTGTTGCTTCGTTTCTACCAGGTATTGTCACATCCATAGCTAAGGTGATTGTAGGTGACTCAAAGCAAGGGCAG GCAGTTTTATCG ATGGCTTTTCTGACGTGGTcatctgttgttgctgcgGCAATGTGTGATGCATTGATGCCAGCCGACATTTCTATAGATATGCACGATGAATATCAAA ATGAGGAAACGGAGAAGAGAAAAGCACTTGTTACAAATCAAGACAGAAGATGGTGGAAAGTAACAGCCAGCAAAGTGCAGCAGTTGCTTAAACGGATTCTTTCTGTTGGCATTCACTCAGAATGGAAG cttcgtctttctgtttgtaagTTTGCAAAGATGCTTCTACTGAAATGCAACAA GTCACTTGAGAATTGTGTGCCAATGCTGGTAGATGTGTTGGTTTCACATTTAAATGATGACTACAAACAAGTTGCTGAATTTAGCAAGCAGTCATTG GATTGCTTCTCTGAGATTGTTGTTGCTCAAG GTTCTGGCTCATTGATTTCTATGTTTGTGGAGAATATTCATTTGCTGATCACTCGTTTACCAAGAATTATAAGAACAGCAG ATGATGCACAGCGGCTGCCTACGTTGGAACTTTTGGTTGGATATTTGAGACTTTTGGGTCCACGGATTTCTAGTTTGTTGTCTTCATCTTCACATCTGAAACGTCTTTCTCGGGCTTTGCTTCAG ATTCTTGAGCTTGTACCTTCGGACTTAAGAATAATGGAAGAGCAGAATCTTCAGTTTG GATTGACTGCTAATAGTATGCTGCATTGCCCAGTAGCTAACCATTCATTTGGCCACTCAATTTATAAACTTcggttttgccattttaatgacgaaaaaatacaaacaactgtTGTGAAATCAATCAGGCTGTTGGGTTATTATG GAGATATTGCACTTCTAATTGATCATTTTGTGGAGTTTATTTCACCGCTATCTCTTATGAAAAAGCAAGCTATTCTTATTGTGAATGAGTTAGTTCGAGGGACTGCAATAATTG GATTTGGTTGTGGGCAAGATGAATTTCTG CATTGCAAAGTGAACAGTGAACAGACCGTTGAGCAGCACATAAG GTTTCTTCTTGCAGAGTATGTACGTGAGTCAAATTGGAACATTCCAACTACAGTAGACACAAGGATGGAAGACTTGCGAGCAAATCAAAGTTCACATTTTCTGTCTTCAGCAAGTGGTGATGGTCTTACTGTTCAGACATTGAACAGCAACACGATGTTTATTTGCTTATTATTGGACGGCATTGCTGCTTTTGCTGAAGTTTTGGGAAAACAATTTGATACTCTTCTGATTACAGCGCTTTATCCAATTATGGAGAAACTGGGTGACAGTAAAGGAGTCATCAG TCAAACTGCATTGAATACATTGATGGTCATTTGTCAAAGTTGTGGTTACAGGTTGTGTGACTTTGGTGTTGTGGCTGTCTGCTTGCTGTATGTGTGGTGTATTTGCAGTTCTGTGAGCTCTGTAATAGGACGTAACGCTGATTATCTGATTGACACTGTGTCTCTGAACTTACGACATTTGGATATGAATCCTACAACGGCAAG GGTATTGAAAGTTATGTTTCAACAGAG TGATGAAACATTTTTGCCTCTTGTTGATGACACACTTCACGAG GTGTTTTCTTGTCTGGATGGACATTTTGATGAGACTGCACTTCTCCTTATGCCGGTCTTGCAGAGTCTTATTGAGGCAGTTTGTCGGTGGTTTTGTAACACAGGGAAGCAAACGGCA ACGAACAGTCGTGTTGAAGGATTTAGCAGTGAAGATAGCAACATGAAAGGCTGTAGTGTCAGTCAGTATTTGTTGCAATATTGCAAGAAACAAGAAGTGGAGGAGACAGACAACGTCGAGAACAATCAAGATGATGAAAGCAATGAACAAGATGAAGATGCTGATG AAATAGATTACTCTGAGGACAAGCAAGAGCCAACAGCAGCCCATGTTTTGCTGACAGTAGAG GTGTTGGAACGTTGTACCCATTATGTATCATCCAAGAATGCTCGTCTTCGGCTTATGGTTTTGTCTGTGATACAGAATGGACTTGCCATATTGAACCCAGCTACAG atCAGCTTTTACCACAAGTTCACAAACTTTGGTCTCCACTTGTGAGACGGTTGAATGATGTTGAACCCATTGTGTTGATAAAA GCTCTTGATGTTTTGTGCACAATGGCTGAGGTGTCTGGTGATTTTATTCGAAGGCGCGTTGCTGCTGATGTGTGGCCGTCTTTATCTAAAACTTTAGAGGGATTGACTGGAGTGAG TTTGCAGGCTGGAACATCATATAAACACACAGTGAATTTTAAACTTCAGAGGGCTATTCTGACTACTGTGACTGTTTTGATATCTAAG ttggATATGGGAGATGTGGAGCTCAGTAATATAGCAGCGTCTGCACTTCTGTATCTGAATATGAAACAGCCCGGAGAGTTGCAAGAG GCTGCATTGGGACTGTTCAAGACATTGGCTGGTGTTGATTCAGATGCCACGTGGCTGATCCTCAGTGAAGTAGTCGGTTGTTGTTTGCCGTCACCTCATCCGTGCTTCTCTTCCATTAAA CTGGGGACTGGAAGCAGATTTAGGGGAATCCAGTTTCCAGAAGTAGTACTGGACATGTTTGATGGACTGTCTTCTCCCGGTTTTAGTTAG
- the LOC134190696 gene encoding TELO2-interacting protein 1 homolog isoform X1: MAELFSRLRPFCVKLAQQPSVASACSLKEALQALIEPQIPHELFEYILFPLLLILRSQRTSELLILTALDCLRLVLQKTSVRKEAVVTDLITQLCAKATGLRSAKHEDEDQANVILENSSVSEEIRLACISCVTTLLESTSLSVRQSLYSLERAPVLGYAVSVTLQLTTVETMRPLQIESMKCLQSLCWCSSHELDAVPVDVQPISDGARQCCQVVASFLPGIVTSIAKVIVGDSKQGQAVLSMAFLTWSSVVAAAMCDALMPADISIDMHDEYQNEETEKRKALVTNQDRRWWKVTASKVQQLLKRILSVGIHSEWKLRLSVCKFAKMLLLKCNKSLENCVPMLVDVLVSHLNDDYKQVAEFSKQSLDCFSEIVVAQGSGSLISMFVENIHLLITRLPRIIRTADDAQRLPTLELLVGYLRLLGPRISSLLSSSSHLKRLSRALLQILELVPSDLRIMEEQNLQFGLTANSMLHCPVANHSFGHSIYKLRFCHFNDEKIQTTVVKSIRLLGYYGDIALLIDHFVEFISPLSLMKKQAILIVNELVRGTAIIGFGCGQDEFLHCKVNSEQTVEQHIRFLLAEYVRESNWNIPTTVDTRMEDLRANQSSHFLSSASGDGLTVQTLNSNTMFICLLLDGIAAFAEVLGKQFDTLLITALYPIMEKLGDSKGVISQTALNTLMVICQSCGYRLCDFGVVAVCLLYVWCICSSVSSVIGRNADYLIDTVSLNLRHLDMNPTTARVLKVMFQQSSDETFLPLVDDTLHEVFSCLDGHFDETALLLMPVLQSLIEAVCRWFCNTGKQTATNSRVEGFSSEDSNMKGCSVSQYLLQYCKKQEVEETDNVENNQDDESNEQDEDADEIDYSEDKQEPTAAHVLLTVEVLERCTHYVSSKNARLRLMVLSVIQNGLAILNPATDQLLPQVHKLWSPLVRRLNDVEPIVLIKALDVLCTMAEVSGDFIRRRVAADVWPSLSKTLEGLTGVSLQAGTSYKHTVNFKLQRAILTTVTVLISKLDMGDVELSNIAASALLYLNMKQPGELQEAALGLFKTLAGVDSDATWLILSEVVGCCLPSPHPCFSSIKLGTGSRFRGIQFPEVVLDMFDGLSSPGFS, encoded by the exons ATGGCGGAGTTGTTCAGTCGTCTGCGTCCTTTCTGTGTAAAGCTAGCTCAGCAGCCGTCTGTCGCGAGTGCTTGTAGCCTTAAGGAAGCACTGCAGGCTTTGATCGAACCTCAGATTCCTCACGAATTGTTTGAATATATTTTATTTCCACTTCTGCTCATTCTTAGATCTCAAAG AACCAGCGAATTGTTGATATTGACAGCTTTGGATTGTCTTCGTCTCGTTTTACAAAAGACTTCAGTACGAAAGGAGGCCGTAGTCACTGATTTGATAACACAGTTGTGTGCAAAAGCCACAGGGCTGAGATCGGCAAAACATGAGGATG AAGATCAAGCAAACGTTATACTTGAAAACAGCAGCGTGTCAGAAGAGATTCGTCTAGCTTGCATCAGCTGTGTAACGACGTTGCTTGAATCGACATCTTTAAG CGTCAGACAGTCTCTCTACAGTTTGGAGAGAGCTCCTGTGCTGGGATATGCTGTGTCCGTTACTTTGCAACTTACTACAGTTGAGACGATGCGTCCATTGCAAATAGAATCAATGAAGTGTCTTCAGTCTCTTTGTTGGTGTTCATCTCATGAACTGGATGCTGTACCAGTAGATGTCCAGCCGATCAGTGATGGTGCTCGTCAGTGTTGTCAAGTTGTTGCTTCGTTTCTACCAGGTATTGTCACATCCATAGCTAAGGTGATTGTAGGTGACTCAAAGCAAGGGCAG GCAGTTTTATCG ATGGCTTTTCTGACGTGGTcatctgttgttgctgcgGCAATGTGTGATGCATTGATGCCAGCCGACATTTCTATAGATATGCACGATGAATATCAAA ATGAGGAAACGGAGAAGAGAAAAGCACTTGTTACAAATCAAGACAGAAGATGGTGGAAAGTAACAGCCAGCAAAGTGCAGCAGTTGCTTAAACGGATTCTTTCTGTTGGCATTCACTCAGAATGGAAG cttcgtctttctgtttgtaagTTTGCAAAGATGCTTCTACTGAAATGCAACAA GTCACTTGAGAATTGTGTGCCAATGCTGGTAGATGTGTTGGTTTCACATTTAAATGATGACTACAAACAAGTTGCTGAATTTAGCAAGCAGTCATTG GATTGCTTCTCTGAGATTGTTGTTGCTCAAG GTTCTGGCTCATTGATTTCTATGTTTGTGGAGAATATTCATTTGCTGATCACTCGTTTACCAAGAATTATAAGAACAGCAG ATGATGCACAGCGGCTGCCTACGTTGGAACTTTTGGTTGGATATTTGAGACTTTTGGGTCCACGGATTTCTAGTTTGTTGTCTTCATCTTCACATCTGAAACGTCTTTCTCGGGCTTTGCTTCAG ATTCTTGAGCTTGTACCTTCGGACTTAAGAATAATGGAAGAGCAGAATCTTCAGTTTG GATTGACTGCTAATAGTATGCTGCATTGCCCAGTAGCTAACCATTCATTTGGCCACTCAATTTATAAACTTcggttttgccattttaatgacgaaaaaatacaaacaactgtTGTGAAATCAATCAGGCTGTTGGGTTATTATG GAGATATTGCACTTCTAATTGATCATTTTGTGGAGTTTATTTCACCGCTATCTCTTATGAAAAAGCAAGCTATTCTTATTGTGAATGAGTTAGTTCGAGGGACTGCAATAATTG GATTTGGTTGTGGGCAAGATGAATTTCTG CATTGCAAAGTGAACAGTGAACAGACCGTTGAGCAGCACATAAG GTTTCTTCTTGCAGAGTATGTACGTGAGTCAAATTGGAACATTCCAACTACAGTAGACACAAGGATGGAAGACTTGCGAGCAAATCAAAGTTCACATTTTCTGTCTTCAGCAAGTGGTGATGGTCTTACTGTTCAGACATTGAACAGCAACACGATGTTTATTTGCTTATTATTGGACGGCATTGCTGCTTTTGCTGAAGTTTTGGGAAAACAATTTGATACTCTTCTGATTACAGCGCTTTATCCAATTATGGAGAAACTGGGTGACAGTAAAGGAGTCATCAG TCAAACTGCATTGAATACATTGATGGTCATTTGTCAAAGTTGTGGTTACAGGTTGTGTGACTTTGGTGTTGTGGCTGTCTGCTTGCTGTATGTGTGGTGTATTTGCAGTTCTGTGAGCTCTGTAATAGGACGTAACGCTGATTATCTGATTGACACTGTGTCTCTGAACTTACGACATTTGGATATGAATCCTACAACGGCAAG GGTATTGAAAGTTATGTTTCAACAGAG CAGTGATGAAACATTTTTGCCTCTTGTTGATGACACACTTCACGAG GTGTTTTCTTGTCTGGATGGACATTTTGATGAGACTGCACTTCTCCTTATGCCGGTCTTGCAGAGTCTTATTGAGGCAGTTTGTCGGTGGTTTTGTAACACAGGGAAGCAAACGGCA ACGAACAGTCGTGTTGAAGGATTTAGCAGTGAAGATAGCAACATGAAAGGCTGTAGTGTCAGTCAGTATTTGTTGCAATATTGCAAGAAACAAGAAGTGGAGGAGACAGACAACGTCGAGAACAATCAAGATGATGAAAGCAATGAACAAGATGAAGATGCTGATG AAATAGATTACTCTGAGGACAAGCAAGAGCCAACAGCAGCCCATGTTTTGCTGACAGTAGAG GTGTTGGAACGTTGTACCCATTATGTATCATCCAAGAATGCTCGTCTTCGGCTTATGGTTTTGTCTGTGATACAGAATGGACTTGCCATATTGAACCCAGCTACAG atCAGCTTTTACCACAAGTTCACAAACTTTGGTCTCCACTTGTGAGACGGTTGAATGATGTTGAACCCATTGTGTTGATAAAA GCTCTTGATGTTTTGTGCACAATGGCTGAGGTGTCTGGTGATTTTATTCGAAGGCGCGTTGCTGCTGATGTGTGGCCGTCTTTATCTAAAACTTTAGAGGGATTGACTGGAGTGAG TTTGCAGGCTGGAACATCATATAAACACACAGTGAATTTTAAACTTCAGAGGGCTATTCTGACTACTGTGACTGTTTTGATATCTAAG ttggATATGGGAGATGTGGAGCTCAGTAATATAGCAGCGTCTGCACTTCTGTATCTGAATATGAAACAGCCCGGAGAGTTGCAAGAG GCTGCATTGGGACTGTTCAAGACATTGGCTGGTGTTGATTCAGATGCCACGTGGCTGATCCTCAGTGAAGTAGTCGGTTGTTGTTTGCCGTCACCTCATCCGTGCTTCTCTTCCATTAAA CTGGGGACTGGAAGCAGATTTAGGGGAATCCAGTTTCCAGAAGTAGTACTGGACATGTTTGATGGACTGTCTTCTCCCGGTTTTAGTTAG
- the LOC134190749 gene encoding 2-Hydroxyacid oxidase 1-like — protein sequence MNRLLQFEKYAHQRLPKLARDFYFDGACGEFTLKENESAFQRLKLLPRVLRGISELTTETSILGVKIAMPICIAPTACQKMAHLDGEIATVKAAKRMGTCMTLSTFSTCSLEEVSKSAPDCLRWFQLYIVSDRHITKDLVLRAKTAGFKALVITVDTEVVGIKYASTENQFTYPQQFGLPNLQDQDGQSPFLNGPYEAAVTWKDIDWIKSLTDLPIVLKGILTAQDAREAVKHGVSGIWVSNHGGRQLDTVPAAIEVLPEIAKAVDNKAEIYVDGGVRYGTDVLKAIALGARAVFIGRPVLWGLTYNGEDGVCRVLQLLLDEFKVAMKLSGCASISDINHSLVVHQSHFWSNL from the exons ATGAATCGTTTGTTACAATTCGAGAAGTACGCACATCAGCGTTTGCCCAAGTTAGCAAGAGATTTCTACTTTGATGGAGCGTGTGGAGAGTTTACTCTCAAAGAAAATGAATCTGCTTTTCAGag GTTGAAGCTACTTCCTCGAGTTCTCCGAGGAATATCTGAATTAACCACTGAAACGTCAATACTAGGAGTGAAAATTGCAATGCCAATTTGCATTGCGCCCACTGCTTGCCAGAAAATGGCTCATTTAGATGGAGAAATTGCAACAGTGAAAG ctgcaaaaaggATGGGCACTTGTATGACACTCAGTACCTTCTCAACATGTAGCCTTGAAGAAGTGTCCAAGTCTGCTCCTGATTGTTTGCGATGGTTCCAGCTGTACATAgtgtcagacagacacattacaAAGGACTTGGTGCTTCGTGCAAAAACAGCTGGATTCAAGGCTCTGGTCATAACCGTTGACACAGAGGTTGTAGGGATTAAGTATGCTTCAACTGAAAATCAGTTTACATATCCTCAGCAGTTTGGACTTCCCAACCTTCAAGATCAAGATGGTCAATCACCATTTCTAAATGGTCCATACGAAGCTGCTGTAACATGGAAGGACATTGACTGGATCAAATCGCTGACTGATCTGCCTATTGTCCTGAAAGGCATTTTAACAGCACAAGATGCTAGAGAAGCTGTCAAGCATGGTGTGTCAGGTATCTGGGTATCTAATCATGGTGGAAGGCAACTGGACACCGTGCCAGCAGCA ATAGAAGTTCTACCTGAGATAGCAAAGGCAGTCGACAACAAAGCAGAAATCTACGTAGATGGTGGAGTTCGTTATGGAACTGATGTGCTAAAAGCAATAGCTCTAGGAGCTCGAGCTGTTTTCATAGGAAGACCAGTCTTATGGGGTCTAACATACAAT GGAGAAGATGGAGTTTGTCGGGTACTGCAACTGCTACTGGATGAATTCAAAGTAGCAATGAAATTATCAG GCTGTGCATCTATCAGTGACATCAATCATTCTCTTGTTGTTCATCAATCACATTTCTGGTCAAACCTCTAG